In one window of Camelina sativa cultivar DH55 chromosome 15, Cs, whole genome shotgun sequence DNA:
- the LOC104746154 gene encoding uncharacterized protein At3g17950-like isoform X1: MQDPRNHVPSSPTISSVSSSDLDTESTGSFFHDRSITLGTLMGFSFTATMPMPFRASSHRHVSPSVAISRASSSNARRLHQRKRPPSSNSAEPERHRRRKWWRFCRDDDDDAGMIQRGTGDSKRSSLGEYLEVERRFGDEAVYNAAEAAELEGAVARYQDQQPVMGERALFADGRVLPPASAEMVTGEGTPVATALCRFPVSLTGICSGGGG, from the exons ATGCAAGATCCACGCAATCATGTCCCATCTTCTCCGACGATATCCTCCGTCTCTTCCTCCGATCTTGATACTGAG TCTACAGGATCCTTCTTCCATGACAGAAGCATCACACTTGGGACGCTTATGGGGTTTAGTTTCACTGCAACCATGCCGATGCCATTCAGAGCTTCTTCTCACCGCCACGTGTCACCTTCCGTAGCAATCTCACGAGCTTCCAGCTCCAATGCAAGACGCCTCCACCAGAGGAAGCGTCCTCCTTCATCGAATTCCGCTGAGCCTGAGCGTCATCGCCGCCGTAAATGGTGGCGTTTTTGCCGAGACGACGATGACGACGCCGGTATGATCCAACGTGGTACCGGAGATTCGAAGCGGTCGTCGCTCGGAGAGTATCTAGAGGTGGAACGGAGGTTTGGAGATGAAGCCGTTTATAACGCAGCGGAGGCGGCGGAGCTAGAGGGTGCGGTGGCGCGGTACCAAGATCAGCAGCCGGTTATGGGAGAGCGGGCATTGTTCGCCGACGGGAGGGTGCTTCCTCCGGCTTCAGCTGAGATGGTTACTGGAGAAGGTACGCCTGTGGCAACGGCGCTTTGTAGATTTCCGGTATCTTTAACCGGTATATGCAGCGGTGGCGGAGGATAA
- the LOC104746154 gene encoding uncharacterized protein At3g17950-like isoform X2, which translates to MGFSFTATMPMPFRASSHRHVSPSVAISRASSSNARRLHQRKRPPSSNSAEPERHRRRKWWRFCRDDDDDAGMIQRGTGDSKRSSLGEYLEVERRFGDEAVYNAAEAAELEGAVARYQDQQPVMGERALFADGRVLPPASAEMVTGEGTPVATALCRFPVSLTGICSGGGG; encoded by the coding sequence ATGGGGTTTAGTTTCACTGCAACCATGCCGATGCCATTCAGAGCTTCTTCTCACCGCCACGTGTCACCTTCCGTAGCAATCTCACGAGCTTCCAGCTCCAATGCAAGACGCCTCCACCAGAGGAAGCGTCCTCCTTCATCGAATTCCGCTGAGCCTGAGCGTCATCGCCGCCGTAAATGGTGGCGTTTTTGCCGAGACGACGATGACGACGCCGGTATGATCCAACGTGGTACCGGAGATTCGAAGCGGTCGTCGCTCGGAGAGTATCTAGAGGTGGAACGGAGGTTTGGAGATGAAGCCGTTTATAACGCAGCGGAGGCGGCGGAGCTAGAGGGTGCGGTGGCGCGGTACCAAGATCAGCAGCCGGTTATGGGAGAGCGGGCATTGTTCGCCGACGGGAGGGTGCTTCCTCCGGCTTCAGCTGAGATGGTTACTGGAGAAGGTACGCCTGTGGCAACGGCGCTTTGTAGATTTCCGGTATCTTTAACCGGTATATGCAGCGGTGGCGGAGGATAA
- the LOC104746154 gene encoding uncharacterized protein At3g17950-like isoform X3, which yields MSHLLRRYPPSLPPILILRSITLGTLMGFSFTATMPMPFRASSHRHVSPSVAISRASSSNARRLHQRKRPPSSNSAEPERHRRRKWWRFCRDDDDDAGMIQRGTGDSKRSSLGEYLEVERRFGDEAVYNAAEAAELEGAVARYQDQQPVMGERALFADGRVLPPASAEMVTGEGTPVATALCRFPVSLTGICSGGGG from the exons ATGTCCCATCTTCTCCGACGATATCCTCCGTCTCTTCCTCCGATCTTGATACTGAG AAGCATCACACTTGGGACGCTTATGGGGTTTAGTTTCACTGCAACCATGCCGATGCCATTCAGAGCTTCTTCTCACCGCCACGTGTCACCTTCCGTAGCAATCTCACGAGCTTCCAGCTCCAATGCAAGACGCCTCCACCAGAGGAAGCGTCCTCCTTCATCGAATTCCGCTGAGCCTGAGCGTCATCGCCGCCGTAAATGGTGGCGTTTTTGCCGAGACGACGATGACGACGCCGGTATGATCCAACGTGGTACCGGAGATTCGAAGCGGTCGTCGCTCGGAGAGTATCTAGAGGTGGAACGGAGGTTTGGAGATGAAGCCGTTTATAACGCAGCGGAGGCGGCGGAGCTAGAGGGTGCGGTGGCGCGGTACCAAGATCAGCAGCCGGTTATGGGAGAGCGGGCATTGTTCGCCGACGGGAGGGTGCTTCCTCCGGCTTCAGCTGAGATGGTTACTGGAGAAGGTACGCCTGTGGCAACGGCGCTTTGTAGATTTCCGGTATCTTTAACCGGTATATGCAGCGGTGGCGGAGGATAA